One Carassius auratus strain Wakin chromosome 3, ASM336829v1, whole genome shotgun sequence genomic region harbors:
- the LOC113051280 gene encoding serine/threonine-protein kinase LMTK1-like isoform X1: MRRMKASVFVAVMSSVLFNPSFAFSSHFDTGGSPLSELSWPSSLAVVAVSFSGLFTFVFLMLACLCCKKGDISFKELENMEGEEGQADLSTLASPSSQNDPEVYILPLTEVSLHVSKQPSKSFQLLKSTDLGRHSLLYIKEMGQGWFGKVLLGEVNVGLSTTQVVVKELKASASVQEQMQFLEEVQPYRLLQHSALLQCLSQCSDVTPYLLVMEHCPLGDVKGYLRSCRAADSGTPDPLILQRMACEIASGLLYLHKHNYIHSDLALRNCLLTSELAVKIGDYGLSHSKYKDDYYVTADQIWVPLRWIAPELIDEVHGNLLVVDQTKASNVWSLGVTIWELFELGNQPYRHYSDRQVLTYAVKEQQLKLPKPLLKVPLCERWYEVMQFCWLQPEQRPVVEEVHILLGYLCAKGATESEEDFEKCWNSLRPSMGSSSSHRTPAPEVASSTSSSFPLLEHFSMADSFQSENGDDILTVTETSQGLNFEYKWEQARAEQPYCSSSASGPLGKNNPHYQDVYYPISNSTDSYKGESLPLGVSPSYYESDHPGVVPVLSAHSPSLSSEYYIRIEEPVECNISLGDNNLDYSPRLEASNSNLSSTGRRSPIESQPNTYWSAAKEPISNDYGYDSDSILTMEPLQRRLPSSVEIDQSEVYFSSNDRHNLQCEQSPQAGTDVHLIRGHGSNFDEQRRGSEGLCHRLEVVKESPLGVSVSLSSPSLAHCDPYLESKQRTAERSMAGEAYYDIMGPLQKNVPRPHYMSIDIDAGDGFLLGRESSDPEDDDDLFSQNMLTNWNSNHSANNNSLSDRTQAVGFRDAYLDLRHPTPSSHVGHLKSRALETRNSCTYNSINSVKDHSYIEATDSTPTYSNPNADSEGGEYLHLSPDSTQAVESSSKCHSVTESQHIHTWQKNIAQKHIRNNTSDFCVGGCGRMNPSTLPSELVATKENMLLETRMSPAQKLKLGTDDSAGVCVKMVSCPKNLSRIVSECNHLTDSRMVPDKSSINLVEINDCSDVCMDIPSGVLADYPSDYAEVGNIDLTHRTLQRDIGARHYVDKINLASSSSPCEAFSPDSYHIPIQPKSLDSGYETENNESPEFILKDLEGNPGLSTSVESDECDMLLQMDLDEDVNVMLLHPSSSHRPLNSLGERNQYRDSAYFSDYDMENDKSPSEGVHMFFSCQDEDDVFEIKAEKEDSENKFGREGRNMESEKGYDISVPKDNNAALNAKQLGLKKTSQNLCSSPALVPVISMLSPFPPEMGGCLTKESTPDDGIGLESDHSGEEPNSECNSSTESEGSSSTQEASGVVEHANAVTRDFSSAESLGSDSTIVDLSGEVIQAEEQEACNKLDNLGQRIGNNEEKDESVEEHGIGSALSKPKRDVPLENILPALPEDLDIPAPQGNGEEVDEEDSEDSDESDEELRSYNIQEQSDESDEEFPVVPVVVSDRSSARHLRSLLKMPSILTQSFCDELESKKKAVSFFDDVTVFLFDQCQCHSQPVSCCVSTQESPTGELGDYSFPVEGETNWKASEVALPCSRDRDIAPEDSPGRNVSEESGAFQWQDDFPLMQSPSTSEPGFEEIATPPNSPAKSPDVTPAPPLSRFSVSRFSITHVSDSDMDSIGGKSENEAQE; the protein is encoded by the exons GAATTAGAAAACATGGAGGGGGAGGAGGGCCAAGCGGACCTTTCCACTTTAGCCTCCCCCAGCTCTCAGAATGACCCTGAGGTTTATATCCTGCCCCTGACGGAGGTCTCCCTACATGTGTCCAAACAGCCCAGCAAGTCAT TTCAGCTGCTGAAGTCTACAGATCTCGGACGCCACAGCCTCCTCTACATAAAAGAAATGGGACAGGGCTGGTTTGGCAAG GTTTTGCTGGGGGAGGTGAATGTTGGACTCAGTACCACACAGGTGGTGGTTAAGGAGCTAAAGGCCAGTGCCAGTGTACAGGAGCAGATGCAGTTCCTGGAAGAGGTCCAGCCTTACCG GTTGCTCCAGCATTCAGCCCTCCTGCAGTGTCTGTCCCAGTGTTCAGATGTCACACCCTATCTGCTGGTTATGGAGCACTGCCCTCTA GGAGATGTTAAAGGATACCTCCGTAGCTGTCGGGCAGCAGACTCGGGGACCCCTGACCCTTTGATCCTTCAGCGGATGGCATGCGAGATTGCTTCTGGTCTTCTATACCTTCACAAACACAATTACATTCACAG TGACCTGGCCCTAAGGAACTGCCTGTTGACCTCAGAGCTTGCTGTGAAAATTGGAGACTATGGCCTCAGCCACAGCAAGTACAAG GATGACTATTATGTAACAGCAGATCAAATATGGGTTCCTCTACGCTGGATTGCCCCAGAACTGATTGATGAAGTCCATGGCAATCTCTTAGTAGTGGACCAAACCAAGGCCAGCAATGTCTG GTCACTAGGTGTGACGATATGGGAGTTGTTTGAACTGGGTAACCAGCCTTACAGGCACTATTCTGATAGGCAGGTTTTAACATATGCTGTAAAGGAACAGCAGCTCAAACTGCCAAAGCCCCTGCTGAAAGTGCCTCTTTGTGAACGCTG gtaTGAGGTAATGCAGTTCTGTTGGCTGCAGCCTGAGCAGAGGCCTGTTGTGGAGGAAGTCCATATACTGCTAGGCTACCTGTGCGCTAAGGGTGCAACTGAGTCTGAGGAGGACTTTGAGAAGTGCTGGAACTCTCTCAGGCCAAGTATGGGCTCCAGCAGCTCCCACAGAACACCTGCACCTGAAGTAGCCTCTTCTACTTCTTCCTCATTTCCTCTACTTGAACACTTCTCTATGGCAGACAGCTTCCAGTCTGAGAATGGGGATGATATATTGACAGTAACTGAGACCAGCCAGGGTCTCAACTTTGAGTATAAATGGGAGCAAGCACGAGCTGAGCAGCCCTACTGCTCCTCTTCAGCGAGTGGACCATTGGGAAAGAATAATCCCCATTACCAGGATGTGTATTACCCTATAAGTAATTCCACAGATAGTTACAAGGGTGAGAGCCTCCCTCTTGGGGTTTCTCCATCCTATTATGAGTCAGACCATCCAGGTGTGGTTCCAGTGCTAAGTGCACACAGCCCCTCATTAAGTAGCGAGTACTATATCCGCATTGAGGAGCCAGTTGAGTGCAACATCAGCTTAGGAGACAACAATCTTGATTACAGCCCAAGACTTGAAGCCAGTAACAGTAATTTGTCCTCTACAGGCAGGAGGAGTCCCATTGAGTCCCAGCCAAACACCTACTGGTCAGCAGCTAAAGAACCCATCAGTAATGATTATGGTTATGATTCAGATAGTATCCTAACCATGGAGCCACTCCAAAGAAGACTTCCAAGCTCGGTAGAGATAGACCAGTCAGAAGTTTATTTTTCTTCCAATGACAGGCACAATTTACAGTGTGAACAGTCACCTCAAGCAGGGACAGATGTTCATTTGATAAGAGGGCATGGTTCGAACTTTGATGAGCAGAGAAGAGGGTCGGAAGGCCTCTGCCATAGACTGGAGGTGGTAAAGGAAAGCCCACTTGGAGTTTCCGTCTCTCTTAGTAGTCCCAGCTTGGCACACTGTGACCCATACCTTGAGTCTAAGCAGAGAACTGCAGAAAGAAGTATGGCCGGTGAGGCCTATTATGACATTATGGGCCCCTTACAAAAGAATGTGCCCAGACCCCACTACATGAGTATTGATATTGATGCCGGTGATGGATTTCTTTTGGGGAGGGAGAGTTCTGATCcagaagatgatgatgatctgTTTTCTCAGAACATGTTAACTAATTGGAACTCCAACCACTCAGCAAACAACAACAGTTTAAGCGATCGTACACAAGCTGTGGGTTTTCGAGATGCATACCTTGATTTACGTCACCCGACACCCTCTTCTCATGTTGGGCATTTGAAATCAAGAGCACTGGAAACAAGAAACAGTTGTACATATAATTCCATCAATTCAGTCAAAGACCACTCATACATAGAAGCCACAGATAGTACACCCACCTATAGTAACCCCAACGCTGACTCAGAGGGTGGCGAGTACCTACATTTAAGTCCTGACAGTACTCAGGCTGTTGAATCATCTTCCAAATGTCATTCTGTCACAGAAAGTCAGCATATTCATACATGGCAGAAGAACATTGCTCAAAAACATATCAGAAACAATACATCAGACTTCTGTGTAGGAGGTTGCGGCAGAATGAATCCATCAACTCTTCCATCGGAGCTGGTAGCGACTAAAGAAAATATGTTACTTGAGACAAGGATGTCCCCTGCACAAAAACTTAAACTTGGGACAGATGATTCTGCTGGAGTGTGTGTAAAAATGGTGTCATGCCCTAAGAATCTGTCTAGGATTGTCTCAGAGTGTAACCATTTGACAGACAGCAGGATGGTCCCCGACAAATCCAGTATCAATTTGGTGGAAATTAATGACTGCAGTGACGTCTGTATGGACATCCCCTCTGGAGTTCTAGCAGATTATCCCTCGGACTATGCAGAGGTGGGCAATATTGACCTAACTCATAGAACACTTCAGAGAGACATTGGGGCCAGACACTACGTGGACAAAATTAATCTAGCCTCTAGCAGCAGTCCATGTGAGGCCTTCAGCCCTGATAGTTATCACATACCCATTCAGCCGAAATCCTTAGACAGTGGCTATGAAACAGAGAATAATGAATCCCCAGAGTTTATCTTGAAAGACCTTGAAGGGAATCCAGGACTTAGCACTAGTGTAGAATCAGACGAGTGTGACATGTTGCTCCAGATGGACCTAGATGAAGATGTCAATGTAATGCTCCTGCATCCATCCAGCAGTCATCGACCGCTGAACAGCCTTGGTGAGAGGAATCAGTACAGAGACTCTGCTTATTTTTCTGACTATGACATGGAGAATGACAAGAGCCCTAGTGAAGGAGTCCACATGTTCTTCAGCTGCCAAGATGAGGATGATGTCTTTGAAATCAAAGCAGAAAAGGAGGACTCAGAAAATAAATTTGGGAGAGAGGGACGTAACATGGAGAGTGAGAAGGGATATGACATATCTGTGCCAAAGGACAACAATGCAGCCCTTAATGCTAAACAATTGGGTCTTAAAAAGACAAGCCAAAATCTGTGTTCGTCACCTGCATTGGTTCCAGTGATTTCTATGCTTTCACCCTTTCCTCCGGAGATGGGGGGTTGCTTGACCAAGGAGTCTACTCCGGATGATGGTATTGGGCTGGAATCTGATCACTCTGGAGAGGAACCAAACTCTGAATGCAACTCTTCCACAGAGTCTGAAGGGTCTTCCTCAACACAGGAGGCCTCGGGTGTGGTGGAGCACGCTAATGCAGTTACCAGAGATTTTTCCTCAGCAGAGTCACTAGGCTCAGACTCTACCATAGTAGATTTAAGTGGGGAGGTGATCCAAGCAGAGGAGCAAGAAGCCTGTAACAAACTGGACAATCTGGGGCAACGGATTGGAAACAACGAGGAAAAGGATGAATCAGTGGAAGAACATGGCATAGGTTCAGCACTTTCAAAACCAAAGCGTGATGTACCATTGGAGAATATTCTTCCAGCCTTGCCAGAAGATCTAGATATTCCAGCTCCACAGGGGAACGGAGAGGAGGTGGATGAGGAAGATTCAGAGGATAGTGATGAGTCTGATGAAGAACTTCGTAGCTACAACATACAGGAGCAGAGTGATGAGAGCGATGAAGAGTTCCCTGTGGTGCCTGTCGTTGTGAGCGATCGCAGCAGTGCACGGCATCTACGCAGCCTCCTCAAAATGCCCTCCATACTTACACAGTCCTTCTGCGATGAGCTGGAGAGCAAGAAAAAAGCGGTGTCATTCTTTGATGATGTTACTGTGTTTCTATTCGATCAG TGCCAGTGTCACTCACAGCCTGTGTCTTGCTGTGTATCGACTCAGGAGAGCCCCACGGGTGAGCTTGGGGACTACAGTTTTCCTGTGGAGGGAGAAACCAATTGGAAGGCTTCCGAGGTGGCGCTGCCATGTTCCCGGGATAGGGATATTGCCCCTGAGGATTCACCAGGAAGGAATGTCTCAGAAGAAA GCGGGGCATTTCAGTGGCAAGATGATTTTCCATTAATGCAAAGCCCTTCAACATCAGAACCTGGCTTTGAAGAGATCGCTACACCACCCAACTCTCCTGCCAAATCTCCAGATGTAACACCAGCACCTCCGCTTTCCCGATTTAGTGTCTCTCGTTTCTCCATTACGCATGTGTCTGACTCTGACATGGACTCCATTGGAG GTAAAAGTGAGAATGAAGCCCAGGAGTGA
- the LOC113051280 gene encoding serine/threonine-protein kinase LMTK1-like isoform X3 gives MRRMKASVFVAVMSSVLFNPSFAFSSHFDTGGSPLSELSWPSSLAVVAVSFSGLFTFVFLMLACLCCKKGDISFKELENMEGEEGQADLSTLASPSSQNDPEVYILPLTEVSLHVSKQPSKSFQLLKSTDLGRHSLLYIKEMGQGWFGKVLLGEVNVGLSTTQVVVKELKASASVQEQMQFLEEVQPYRLLQHSALLQCLSQCSDVTPYLLVMEHCPLGDVKGYLRSCRAADSGTPDPLILQRMACEIASGLLYLHKHNYIHSDLALRNCLLTSELAVKIGDYGLSHSKYKDDYYVTADQIWVPLRWIAPELIDEVHGNLLVVDQTKASNVWSLGVTIWELFELGNQPYRHYSDRQVLTYAVKEQQLKLPKPLLKVPLCERWYEVMQFCWLQPEQRPVVEEVHILLGYLCAKGATESEEDFEKCWNSLRPSMGSSSSHRTPAPEVASSTSSSFPLLEHFSMADSFQSENGDDILTVTETSQGLNFEYKWEQARAEQPYCSSSASGPLGKNNPHYQDVYYPISNSTDSYKGESLPLGVSPSYYESDHPGVVPVLSAHSPSLSSEYYIRIEEPVECNISLGDNNLDYSPRLEASNSNLSSTGRRSPIESQPNTYWSAAKEPISNDYGYDSDSILTMEPLQRRLPSSVEIDQSEVYFSSNDRHNLQCEQSPQAGTDVHLIRGHGSNFDEQRRGSEGLCHRLEVVKESPLGVSVSLSSPSLAHCDPYLESKQRTAERSMAGEAYYDIMGPLQKNVPRPHYMSIDIDAGDGFLLGRESSDPEDDDDLFSQNMLTNWNSNHSANNNSLSDRTQAVGFRDAYLDLRHPTPSSHVGHLKSRALETRNSCTYNSINSVKDHSYIEATDSTPTYSNPNADSEGGEYLHLSPDSTQAVESSSKCHSVTESQHIHTWQKNIAQKHIRNNTSDFCVGGCGRMNPSTLPSELVATKENMLLETRMSPAQKLKLGTDDSAGVCVKMVSCPKNLSRIVSECNHLTDSRMVPDKSSINLVEINDCSDVCMDIPSGVLADYPSDYAEVGNIDLTHRTLQRDIGARHYVDKINLASSSSPCEAFSPDSYHIPIQPKSLDSGYETENNESPEFILKDLEGNPGLSTSVESDECDMLLQMDLDEDVNVMLLHPSSSHRPLNSLGERNQYRDSAYFSDYDMENDKSPSEGVHMFFSCQDEDDVFEIKAEKEDSENKFGREGRNMESEKGYDISVPKDNNAALNAKQLGLKKTSQNLCSSPALVPVISMLSPFPPEMGGCLTKESTPDDGIGLESDHSGEEPNSECNSSTESEGSSSTQEASGVVEHANAVTRDFSSAESLGSDSTIVDLSGEVIQAEEQEACNKLDNLGQRIGNNEEKDESVEEHGIGSALSKPKRDVPLENILPALPEDLDIPAPQGNGEEVDEEDSEDSDESDEELRSYNIQEQSDESDEEFPVVPVVVSDRSSARHLRSLLKMPSILTQSFCDELESKKKAVSFFDDVTVFLFDQCQCHSQPVSCCVSTQESPTGELGDYSFPVEGETNWKASEVALPCSRDRDIAPEDSPGRNVSEEKPGFEEIATPPNSPAKSPDVTPAPPLSRFSVSRFSITHVSDSDMDSIGGKSENEAQE, from the exons GAATTAGAAAACATGGAGGGGGAGGAGGGCCAAGCGGACCTTTCCACTTTAGCCTCCCCCAGCTCTCAGAATGACCCTGAGGTTTATATCCTGCCCCTGACGGAGGTCTCCCTACATGTGTCCAAACAGCCCAGCAAGTCAT TTCAGCTGCTGAAGTCTACAGATCTCGGACGCCACAGCCTCCTCTACATAAAAGAAATGGGACAGGGCTGGTTTGGCAAG GTTTTGCTGGGGGAGGTGAATGTTGGACTCAGTACCACACAGGTGGTGGTTAAGGAGCTAAAGGCCAGTGCCAGTGTACAGGAGCAGATGCAGTTCCTGGAAGAGGTCCAGCCTTACCG GTTGCTCCAGCATTCAGCCCTCCTGCAGTGTCTGTCCCAGTGTTCAGATGTCACACCCTATCTGCTGGTTATGGAGCACTGCCCTCTA GGAGATGTTAAAGGATACCTCCGTAGCTGTCGGGCAGCAGACTCGGGGACCCCTGACCCTTTGATCCTTCAGCGGATGGCATGCGAGATTGCTTCTGGTCTTCTATACCTTCACAAACACAATTACATTCACAG TGACCTGGCCCTAAGGAACTGCCTGTTGACCTCAGAGCTTGCTGTGAAAATTGGAGACTATGGCCTCAGCCACAGCAAGTACAAG GATGACTATTATGTAACAGCAGATCAAATATGGGTTCCTCTACGCTGGATTGCCCCAGAACTGATTGATGAAGTCCATGGCAATCTCTTAGTAGTGGACCAAACCAAGGCCAGCAATGTCTG GTCACTAGGTGTGACGATATGGGAGTTGTTTGAACTGGGTAACCAGCCTTACAGGCACTATTCTGATAGGCAGGTTTTAACATATGCTGTAAAGGAACAGCAGCTCAAACTGCCAAAGCCCCTGCTGAAAGTGCCTCTTTGTGAACGCTG gtaTGAGGTAATGCAGTTCTGTTGGCTGCAGCCTGAGCAGAGGCCTGTTGTGGAGGAAGTCCATATACTGCTAGGCTACCTGTGCGCTAAGGGTGCAACTGAGTCTGAGGAGGACTTTGAGAAGTGCTGGAACTCTCTCAGGCCAAGTATGGGCTCCAGCAGCTCCCACAGAACACCTGCACCTGAAGTAGCCTCTTCTACTTCTTCCTCATTTCCTCTACTTGAACACTTCTCTATGGCAGACAGCTTCCAGTCTGAGAATGGGGATGATATATTGACAGTAACTGAGACCAGCCAGGGTCTCAACTTTGAGTATAAATGGGAGCAAGCACGAGCTGAGCAGCCCTACTGCTCCTCTTCAGCGAGTGGACCATTGGGAAAGAATAATCCCCATTACCAGGATGTGTATTACCCTATAAGTAATTCCACAGATAGTTACAAGGGTGAGAGCCTCCCTCTTGGGGTTTCTCCATCCTATTATGAGTCAGACCATCCAGGTGTGGTTCCAGTGCTAAGTGCACACAGCCCCTCATTAAGTAGCGAGTACTATATCCGCATTGAGGAGCCAGTTGAGTGCAACATCAGCTTAGGAGACAACAATCTTGATTACAGCCCAAGACTTGAAGCCAGTAACAGTAATTTGTCCTCTACAGGCAGGAGGAGTCCCATTGAGTCCCAGCCAAACACCTACTGGTCAGCAGCTAAAGAACCCATCAGTAATGATTATGGTTATGATTCAGATAGTATCCTAACCATGGAGCCACTCCAAAGAAGACTTCCAAGCTCGGTAGAGATAGACCAGTCAGAAGTTTATTTTTCTTCCAATGACAGGCACAATTTACAGTGTGAACAGTCACCTCAAGCAGGGACAGATGTTCATTTGATAAGAGGGCATGGTTCGAACTTTGATGAGCAGAGAAGAGGGTCGGAAGGCCTCTGCCATAGACTGGAGGTGGTAAAGGAAAGCCCACTTGGAGTTTCCGTCTCTCTTAGTAGTCCCAGCTTGGCACACTGTGACCCATACCTTGAGTCTAAGCAGAGAACTGCAGAAAGAAGTATGGCCGGTGAGGCCTATTATGACATTATGGGCCCCTTACAAAAGAATGTGCCCAGACCCCACTACATGAGTATTGATATTGATGCCGGTGATGGATTTCTTTTGGGGAGGGAGAGTTCTGATCcagaagatgatgatgatctgTTTTCTCAGAACATGTTAACTAATTGGAACTCCAACCACTCAGCAAACAACAACAGTTTAAGCGATCGTACACAAGCTGTGGGTTTTCGAGATGCATACCTTGATTTACGTCACCCGACACCCTCTTCTCATGTTGGGCATTTGAAATCAAGAGCACTGGAAACAAGAAACAGTTGTACATATAATTCCATCAATTCAGTCAAAGACCACTCATACATAGAAGCCACAGATAGTACACCCACCTATAGTAACCCCAACGCTGACTCAGAGGGTGGCGAGTACCTACATTTAAGTCCTGACAGTACTCAGGCTGTTGAATCATCTTCCAAATGTCATTCTGTCACAGAAAGTCAGCATATTCATACATGGCAGAAGAACATTGCTCAAAAACATATCAGAAACAATACATCAGACTTCTGTGTAGGAGGTTGCGGCAGAATGAATCCATCAACTCTTCCATCGGAGCTGGTAGCGACTAAAGAAAATATGTTACTTGAGACAAGGATGTCCCCTGCACAAAAACTTAAACTTGGGACAGATGATTCTGCTGGAGTGTGTGTAAAAATGGTGTCATGCCCTAAGAATCTGTCTAGGATTGTCTCAGAGTGTAACCATTTGACAGACAGCAGGATGGTCCCCGACAAATCCAGTATCAATTTGGTGGAAATTAATGACTGCAGTGACGTCTGTATGGACATCCCCTCTGGAGTTCTAGCAGATTATCCCTCGGACTATGCAGAGGTGGGCAATATTGACCTAACTCATAGAACACTTCAGAGAGACATTGGGGCCAGACACTACGTGGACAAAATTAATCTAGCCTCTAGCAGCAGTCCATGTGAGGCCTTCAGCCCTGATAGTTATCACATACCCATTCAGCCGAAATCCTTAGACAGTGGCTATGAAACAGAGAATAATGAATCCCCAGAGTTTATCTTGAAAGACCTTGAAGGGAATCCAGGACTTAGCACTAGTGTAGAATCAGACGAGTGTGACATGTTGCTCCAGATGGACCTAGATGAAGATGTCAATGTAATGCTCCTGCATCCATCCAGCAGTCATCGACCGCTGAACAGCCTTGGTGAGAGGAATCAGTACAGAGACTCTGCTTATTTTTCTGACTATGACATGGAGAATGACAAGAGCCCTAGTGAAGGAGTCCACATGTTCTTCAGCTGCCAAGATGAGGATGATGTCTTTGAAATCAAAGCAGAAAAGGAGGACTCAGAAAATAAATTTGGGAGAGAGGGACGTAACATGGAGAGTGAGAAGGGATATGACATATCTGTGCCAAAGGACAACAATGCAGCCCTTAATGCTAAACAATTGGGTCTTAAAAAGACAAGCCAAAATCTGTGTTCGTCACCTGCATTGGTTCCAGTGATTTCTATGCTTTCACCCTTTCCTCCGGAGATGGGGGGTTGCTTGACCAAGGAGTCTACTCCGGATGATGGTATTGGGCTGGAATCTGATCACTCTGGAGAGGAACCAAACTCTGAATGCAACTCTTCCACAGAGTCTGAAGGGTCTTCCTCAACACAGGAGGCCTCGGGTGTGGTGGAGCACGCTAATGCAGTTACCAGAGATTTTTCCTCAGCAGAGTCACTAGGCTCAGACTCTACCATAGTAGATTTAAGTGGGGAGGTGATCCAAGCAGAGGAGCAAGAAGCCTGTAACAAACTGGACAATCTGGGGCAACGGATTGGAAACAACGAGGAAAAGGATGAATCAGTGGAAGAACATGGCATAGGTTCAGCACTTTCAAAACCAAAGCGTGATGTACCATTGGAGAATATTCTTCCAGCCTTGCCAGAAGATCTAGATATTCCAGCTCCACAGGGGAACGGAGAGGAGGTGGATGAGGAAGATTCAGAGGATAGTGATGAGTCTGATGAAGAACTTCGTAGCTACAACATACAGGAGCAGAGTGATGAGAGCGATGAAGAGTTCCCTGTGGTGCCTGTCGTTGTGAGCGATCGCAGCAGTGCACGGCATCTACGCAGCCTCCTCAAAATGCCCTCCATACTTACACAGTCCTTCTGCGATGAGCTGGAGAGCAAGAAAAAAGCGGTGTCATTCTTTGATGATGTTACTGTGTTTCTATTCGATCAG TGCCAGTGTCACTCACAGCCTGTGTCTTGCTGTGTATCGACTCAGGAGAGCCCCACGGGTGAGCTTGGGGACTACAGTTTTCCTGTGGAGGGAGAAACCAATTGGAAGGCTTCCGAGGTGGCGCTGCCATGTTCCCGGGATAGGGATATTGCCCCTGAGGATTCACCAGGAAGGAATGTCTCAGAAGAAA AACCTGGCTTTGAAGAGATCGCTACACCACCCAACTCTCCTGCCAAATCTCCAGATGTAACACCAGCACCTCCGCTTTCCCGATTTAGTGTCTCTCGTTTCTCCATTACGCATGTGTCTGACTCTGACATGGACTCCATTGGAG GTAAAAGTGAGAATGAAGCCCAGGAGTGA